The following are encoded in a window of Mycobacterium sp. ELW1 genomic DNA:
- a CDS encoding VWA domain-containing protein — protein MDAVKSLSLSGFTTPWLFCYLVVVGVAVAVYVLVQRSRRRRVLRFANMAVLEQVAAGQKPRRWRHLPAALLVAALALLTTAMAGPTHDVRIPRNRAVVMLVIDVSESMSATDVAPSRIEAAREAGKHFADMLTPGINLGLVKFSSGATLLVAPTIDRQQVKQAIDKLVPEPRTATGEGIFTALQAIATTGAVMGGGDGPPPGRIVLESDGKETVPPDLDAPRGAFTAAQAAKEQGVPISTISFGTPNGVVQVDGQSIPVPTDDDSLARIADLSGGQAFRATSLGELNRVYSTLDEQIGYQVVRGDASAGWVALGALALALSIGAGVLLNRRLPA, from the coding sequence GTGGATGCTGTGAAATCGCTGTCACTTTCGGGCTTCACAACCCCGTGGCTGTTCTGCTACCTCGTGGTCGTCGGCGTTGCCGTGGCCGTCTACGTGCTGGTCCAGCGGAGCCGACGCCGGCGGGTGTTGCGCTTCGCGAACATGGCGGTGCTGGAGCAGGTCGCCGCCGGTCAGAAACCGCGCAGATGGCGGCATCTGCCCGCGGCCCTGCTGGTGGCGGCCCTGGCACTGCTCACCACCGCGATGGCCGGGCCCACCCATGACGTGCGGATCCCCCGTAACCGGGCCGTCGTCATGCTCGTCATCGATGTCTCCGAATCGATGTCGGCCACCGATGTCGCTCCCAGCCGGATCGAGGCGGCCCGCGAGGCGGGTAAGCATTTCGCCGACATGCTCACTCCGGGCATCAATCTCGGGCTGGTGAAGTTCTCGTCAGGGGCCACGCTGCTGGTCGCGCCGACGATCGACCGCCAGCAGGTCAAGCAGGCGATCGACAAGTTGGTCCCCGAGCCGCGCACCGCAACGGGCGAGGGCATTTTCACTGCGCTGCAAGCGATTGCGACCACCGGGGCGGTGATGGGCGGTGGCGACGGGCCGCCGCCGGGCCGCATTGTGCTGGAGTCCGACGGCAAGGAGACGGTGCCGCCGGATCTCGACGCTCCGCGTGGGGCGTTCACCGCCGCGCAGGCCGCCAAGGAGCAGGGGGTGCCGATCTCGACGATTTCGTTCGGCACGCCGAACGGCGTGGTCCAGGTCGACGGTCAATCGATCCCGGTTCCGACCGATGACGACTCGCTGGCGCGGATCGCCGATCTCAGTGGCGGCCAAGCCTTCCGCGCCACCAGCCTCGGCGAGTTGAACCGGGTGTACTCGACCCTCGACGAGCAGATCGGATACCAAGTGGTGCGCGGTGACGCCAGTGCGGGCTGGGTGGCACTCGGCGCCCTTGCCCTGGCGTTGTCAATCGGTGCGGGCGTTCTGCTGAACCGCCGACTCCCCGCCTGA
- a CDS encoding VWA domain-containing protein: MLPGIGSLPLSGLAHPGLLALAVIPALLLVLYVLGQVQRRRRLRQFGEAAALQRLTPRRPHRLRHLPIALSICALLLLIVALAGPTHEARIPRNRAVVMLVIDVSQSMQAKDVAPTRLRAAQDAAKTFAKQLTPGVNLGLVSFGGNVNLLVSPTPDHAATVTALDKLQPDNSTATGEALFTSLESIQTVSTVLSAGDATPPPARIVLLSDGGENKPANPDNPRGAFTAARAAKDQGVPVSTITFGTQDGVVTLKDDTIPVPSDGTQMKRIAELSGGQNYTATNIDELNKSYGAVLQQVGYQTISAPATTGWLRLAVVMLTVAAFLALAVNRNLPA, encoded by the coding sequence TTGTTGCCCGGTATCGGTTCGTTGCCCCTGAGCGGGCTGGCGCATCCCGGCCTGCTGGCGCTGGCCGTGATACCCGCACTGCTGCTGGTCCTCTACGTCCTCGGGCAGGTCCAGCGACGGCGGCGCCTGCGGCAGTTCGGCGAGGCGGCGGCGCTGCAGCGGCTGACACCGAGGCGGCCACATCGCCTGCGGCACTTGCCTATTGCGCTGTCGATCTGTGCGCTGCTGCTGCTCATCGTCGCACTTGCCGGACCCACCCATGAGGCCCGCATCCCGCGCAACCGGGCCGTCGTGATGTTGGTCATCGACGTCTCACAGTCGATGCAGGCCAAAGATGTTGCCCCGACCCGCCTGCGGGCCGCGCAGGATGCGGCCAAGACGTTCGCCAAACAGCTGACCCCGGGGGTCAACCTTGGCTTGGTCTCGTTCGGCGGCAACGTGAATCTGCTGGTGTCCCCGACCCCCGATCACGCGGCCACCGTCACCGCATTGGACAAGTTGCAGCCGGACAATTCCACCGCCACCGGGGAGGCGCTGTTCACCTCGCTGGAGTCGATCCAGACCGTGAGCACCGTGCTCAGCGCGGGCGATGCGACACCACCGCCGGCGCGCATCGTGCTGCTGTCCGACGGTGGCGAGAACAAACCCGCCAATCCGGACAACCCCCGCGGGGCCTTCACCGCCGCGCGAGCCGCCAAGGACCAGGGCGTGCCGGTCTCGACGATCACGTTCGGCACCCAGGACGGGGTGGTGACCCTCAAGGACGACACCATCCCGGTGCCGTCGGACGGCACCCAGATGAAGCGAATCGCAGAACTGTCGGGTGGACAGAACTACACCGCCACCAACATCGATGAGTTGAACAAGAGCTACGGGGCGGTCCTCCAGCAGGTCGGCTACCAGACGATCAGCGCGCCCGCGACCACCGGCTGGCTGCGGCTGGCCGTGGTGATGCTGACCGTCGCGGCGTTTCTCGCGCTGGCAGTGAACCGGAACCTGCCCGCGTAG
- a CDS encoding DUF3072 domain-containing protein, with amino-acid sequence MSDDTAPNENPAKDPDEWVTGDEPMTGPQRSYLGTLAQEAGVEVPEQLTKAQASEMIDELQKTTGRGT; translated from the coding sequence ATGAGCGACGACACCGCGCCCAACGAGAACCCCGCCAAAGACCCGGACGAGTGGGTGACCGGCGATGAGCCGATGACCGGGCCGCAGCGCAGTTACCTCGGCACGCTGGCGCAGGAGGCCGGCGTCGAAGTTCCCGAGCAGCTGACCAAGGCGCAGGCCTCGGAGATGATCGATGAGCTGCAGAAGACGACCGGACGGGGCACCTGA
- a CDS encoding DUF2470 domain-containing protein: protein MASRDHGDPGDAPSVPPPLTAVVDATRPSAAEEARSIAASTNTATLASLTAAGDPWASFVTYGLLDGQPVLCVSNMAEHGRNLAGDPRASLAIVAPTTETDPLASGRITLAGVAERPTGDEARAARDAHLAAVAAAKYYVDYSDFTLWVLRVHRVRWVGGYGRMDSATAEDYAAATADPVRPQAAGAIAHLNADHADSLVEMARALGGYPDTTAAVCTGVDRYGLDLRVDTPRGAGYTRVGFGGPLSSADELRSASVELVKRARGAGH from the coding sequence GTGGCATCACGCGATCATGGCGACCCGGGCGACGCCCCTTCGGTTCCGCCGCCGCTGACCGCCGTGGTCGACGCGACCCGGCCCTCGGCGGCGGAGGAAGCTCGCAGCATCGCGGCCTCGACCAATACCGCGACACTGGCCTCTCTGACCGCGGCCGGTGATCCGTGGGCCTCGTTCGTCACCTATGGACTGCTCGACGGTCAGCCGGTGCTGTGCGTGTCGAACATGGCCGAGCACGGCCGCAACCTCGCCGGCGACCCGCGCGCCAGTCTTGCCATCGTCGCGCCCACCACCGAGACCGACCCGCTGGCCAGCGGGCGGATCACGCTGGCCGGCGTCGCGGAACGCCCGACCGGAGATGAGGCCCGCGCCGCGCGCGACGCACATCTGGCCGCCGTCGCGGCGGCGAAGTACTACGTCGACTACTCCGATTTCACGCTCTGGGTGCTGCGCGTGCACCGCGTGCGCTGGGTCGGCGGGTACGGCCGGATGGATTCGGCCACCGCCGAGGACTACGCGGCGGCCACAGCCGACCCCGTTCGCCCCCAGGCCGCGGGCGCCATCGCCCACCTCAACGCCGATCACGCCGACTCGCTGGTGGAGATGGCACGCGCACTGGGCGGCTACCCGGACACCACGGCCGCGGTGTGCACCGGTGTCGACCGCTACGGGCTCGACCTTCGGGTCGACACCCCGCGCGGCGCGGGCTACACCCGGGTCGGGTTCGGTGGACCGCTGTCCTCGGCCGACGAATTGCGCTCGGCCTCAGTGGAATTGGTGAAACGGGCCCGGGGCGCGGGACACTAA
- a CDS encoding ABC transporter substrate-binding protein, translating into MRNVRLIAVVAAAVVVAGVACAPPEKKSGGGNGAAAGQATSMADFGGMDGLIAAAKKEGELNVIALPPDWANYGAIIKAFGDKYGIKVNSAQPDAASQDEINAANQQKGRSTAPDVFDLGQSVALANKAMFAPYKVATFDSIPTDMKAVDGSLVNDYGGYMSIGYDSAKVPDLSTVNDLLKPDYKGKVALNGDPTQAGAAFSGVAMVALSQGGSADKVAPGVDFFAKLKQAGNFLPVDPTPATIESGQTPIVIDWDYLNAAETKKLPSWKVFVPQDAVLGGYYFQAINKDAPHPAAARLWQEFLFSDEGQNLYLAGGARPVRADAMVKAGTIDTAAYEKLPPISGKPVILTQAQTDAATRYLADNWAKAMG; encoded by the coding sequence ATGAGGAACGTACGTCTGATCGCTGTTGTCGCGGCCGCTGTCGTGGTCGCTGGTGTCGCCTGCGCACCACCAGAGAAGAAGAGCGGCGGCGGCAACGGCGCCGCCGCAGGCCAAGCCACGTCGATGGCCGACTTCGGCGGCATGGACGGGCTGATCGCGGCGGCCAAGAAGGAGGGCGAGCTCAACGTGATCGCCCTGCCGCCGGACTGGGCCAACTACGGCGCCATCATCAAGGCGTTCGGTGACAAGTACGGCATCAAGGTGAACTCCGCTCAGCCTGACGCCGCCAGCCAGGACGAGATCAACGCCGCCAATCAGCAGAAGGGCCGCAGCACCGCACCGGACGTCTTCGACCTCGGTCAGTCGGTGGCATTGGCCAACAAAGCGATGTTCGCGCCGTACAAGGTCGCGACCTTCGACAGCATTCCGACCGACATGAAGGCGGTGGACGGATCGCTGGTCAACGACTATGGCGGATACATGTCGATCGGCTACGACTCCGCCAAGGTTCCGGACCTGAGCACCGTCAACGATCTGCTGAAGCCGGACTACAAGGGCAAGGTGGCACTCAACGGTGATCCGACCCAGGCCGGCGCCGCCTTCTCCGGTGTGGCGATGGTGGCCCTGTCCCAGGGTGGTTCAGCCGACAAGGTCGCGCCCGGCGTCGACTTCTTCGCCAAGCTGAAGCAGGCGGGCAACTTCCTGCCCGTCGACCCGACGCCGGCGACCATCGAGTCCGGCCAGACGCCCATCGTCATCGACTGGGATTACCTGAACGCCGCCGAAACCAAGAAGCTGCCCAGCTGGAAGGTGTTCGTGCCACAGGACGCGGTGCTGGGCGGGTACTACTTCCAGGCGATCAACAAAGACGCGCCGCATCCGGCGGCCGCCCGGTTGTGGCAGGAGTTCCTCTTCAGCGACGAGGGCCAGAACCTGTACCTGGCCGGCGGCGCGCGACCGGTGCGGGCCGACGCGATGGTCAAGGCCGGCACCATCGACACCGCCGCCTACGAGAAGCTGCCGCCGATCAGCGGCAAGCCCGTCATCCTGACCCAGGCTCAGACCGACGCCGCGACCCGATACCTGGCCGACAACTGGGCCAAAGCGATGGGCTGA
- a CDS encoding ABC transporter permease subunit: MLRHQSPAQLLRQALPLVPFGVFVTVFLIIPTATVIVSAFYLDGVFSLQRIGLLFSGTALAALGKSVLLSTVTAAIGAVLGAVLAWLVVTSSPTSPMRRVVLSLCSVLAQFGGVALAFAFLATIGLNGVLTVWVFDRFGLNLAGDGWLYSLRGLMLVYTYFQIPLMVIVFTPALEGLRAEWREAAVSLGASRWAYWREVGFPLLTPAFLGSALLLFANAFAAYATAAALVSQGSPILPLLIRSALTSEVVLGQSGFAYALALEMVVVVAVVMVAYNLLVRRTSRWLQ, encoded by the coding sequence GTGCTCCGCCATCAGTCGCCGGCCCAGCTTCTCCGGCAAGCACTTCCGTTGGTGCCGTTCGGAGTGTTCGTGACGGTCTTCTTGATCATCCCGACCGCGACGGTGATCGTGTCCGCGTTCTACTTGGACGGGGTGTTCTCACTGCAGCGAATCGGATTGCTGTTCTCCGGCACCGCGCTGGCCGCCCTGGGTAAGAGCGTGCTGCTCTCGACGGTCACCGCCGCGATCGGAGCGGTTCTTGGTGCCGTGCTGGCGTGGCTGGTGGTCACCAGCTCGCCGACGTCACCGATGCGCAGGGTGGTGCTGTCGCTGTGCAGCGTGCTCGCCCAATTCGGCGGCGTGGCATTGGCATTCGCCTTCCTGGCGACGATCGGCCTCAACGGCGTGCTGACCGTCTGGGTGTTCGACCGGTTCGGGCTCAACCTGGCCGGTGACGGCTGGCTCTACTCGTTGCGCGGCCTGATGCTGGTCTACACCTACTTCCAGATCCCGTTGATGGTCATCGTGTTCACCCCGGCGCTGGAGGGGTTGCGAGCGGAGTGGCGTGAGGCCGCGGTCAGCCTGGGCGCCTCCCGGTGGGCGTACTGGCGGGAGGTGGGTTTCCCGCTGCTGACACCGGCATTCCTCGGGTCCGCGTTGTTGTTGTTCGCCAACGCTTTTGCCGCCTACGCCACCGCCGCGGCACTGGTCAGCCAGGGCAGCCCGATCCTGCCCCTGCTCATCCGCTCGGCCCTGACGTCGGAGGTCGTGCTCGGACAGTCCGGGTTCGCCTACGCGCTGGCGCTCGAGATGGTGGTCGTGGTCGCCGTCGTGATGGTCGCCTACAACCTGCTGGTGCGGCGGACGTCGAGGTGGCTGCAGTGA
- a CDS encoding ABC transporter permease subunit: MADFSTRNLIHGGRTLQAWKNLIQNEMLYQAIIVSLLLAAFTVVLMLVILVPTMIWVRLRAPWGKRLVEFLCLLPLTIPALVIVVGLRNVYLWVVYFLGESALTLTFVYVVLVLPFAYRSLDGALSSIDLKTLAEAARSLGAGWTTTILRVVVPNIWSGILSAAFISIAVVLGEYTIASLSGYQNLQVVIVAIGKSDGPTSVAASLATLVFGFVLLLILSLVTRRHRHAGVVGGKGSR; encoded by the coding sequence ATGGCGGACTTCAGTACCCGCAACCTCATTCACGGGGGACGCACGCTTCAGGCGTGGAAGAACCTGATACAGAACGAGATGCTGTATCAGGCGATCATCGTCTCGCTGTTGTTGGCAGCGTTCACCGTTGTGCTGATGCTGGTGATCCTGGTCCCGACGATGATCTGGGTGCGCCTGCGCGCGCCGTGGGGCAAACGGCTGGTCGAGTTCCTCTGTCTGCTGCCCTTGACCATCCCCGCGCTGGTGATCGTGGTGGGGCTGCGCAACGTCTACCTGTGGGTGGTCTACTTCCTCGGGGAGTCGGCGTTGACGCTGACGTTCGTCTACGTGGTCCTCGTACTGCCGTTCGCGTATCGATCCCTCGATGGCGCCCTGTCGTCGATCGACCTGAAAACACTTGCCGAAGCGGCACGTTCCCTCGGCGCGGGCTGGACCACTACGATCCTGCGAGTCGTGGTGCCCAACATCTGGTCGGGCATCCTGTCGGCCGCCTTCATCTCCATCGCCGTGGTGCTGGGCGAGTACACCATCGCGTCGTTGAGCGGATACCAGAACCTGCAGGTGGTGATCGTCGCGATCGGCAAGAGCGACGGGCCGACCTCGGTGGCGGCGTCGTTGGCGACACTGGTGTTCGGGTTCGTTCTGCTGCTGATCCTCTCGCTGGTGACCCGCCGTCACCGGCACGCCGGCGTCGTCGGCGGGAAAGGAAGCCGATGA
- a CDS encoding ABC transporter ATP-binding protein, with protein sequence MTGNGVAVDFRDVTRVYNGTVHALDGLTLHLEPGEMVALLGPSGCGKTTALRILAGLDEPTAGQVAVDGADITGVPPNKRDMGMVFQAYSLFPHLTVLDNVAFGLKLRGKSKADRTAKAADMLDLVGLSEHKQKYASQLSGGQQQRVALARALAIQPRVLLLDEPLSALDAKVRAQLRDEIRRVQLEVGTTTLFVTHDQEEALAVADRVGVMNQGRLEQIAAPADVYAHPATPFVAEFVGLNNRLDVQVTDGRVHLLGTTLPAATGSVAAGAGVALVRPESVRIDAAPDGPATVASVSFLGPISLIHCTFDDGTRLVAQSSSAHAAGLTLGDRVAARVEQPEVLVVPAG encoded by the coding sequence ATGACCGGAAACGGTGTGGCCGTCGATTTCAGGGATGTGACAAGGGTTTACAACGGGACCGTCCACGCGCTCGACGGACTGACACTGCACCTGGAGCCCGGTGAGATGGTCGCCCTGCTCGGTCCGTCGGGCTGCGGCAAGACCACCGCGCTGCGGATCCTGGCCGGGCTCGACGAGCCGACCGCGGGCCAGGTCGCCGTCGATGGCGCCGACATCACCGGTGTGCCACCCAACAAGCGGGACATGGGGATGGTGTTTCAGGCTTACAGCCTCTTCCCGCATCTGACCGTTCTCGACAACGTCGCGTTCGGGCTCAAGCTGCGCGGCAAGTCCAAAGCCGACCGCACCGCCAAGGCCGCCGACATGCTCGATCTGGTGGGGCTGTCCGAACACAAGCAGAAGTACGCCAGCCAGCTTTCCGGCGGCCAGCAGCAGCGGGTGGCACTGGCGCGTGCCCTGGCCATCCAGCCGCGGGTGTTGCTGCTGGACGAGCCGCTGTCGGCCCTCGATGCGAAGGTGCGGGCGCAGCTGCGCGACGAAATCCGGCGGGTACAACTCGAAGTCGGCACGACGACGCTGTTCGTCACCCACGACCAGGAGGAAGCTCTGGCCGTCGCCGACCGCGTCGGCGTCATGAATCAGGGCCGGCTGGAACAGATCGCCGCGCCCGCCGATGTCTACGCCCATCCCGCCACCCCGTTCGTCGCCGAGTTCGTGGGCCTGAACAACAGGCTCGACGTCCAGGTGACCGACGGGCGGGTCCACCTGCTGGGGACCACACTGCCTGCGGCAACCGGCTCGGTGGCGGCGGGCGCCGGCGTCGCGCTGGTGCGACCGGAGTCGGTGCGGATCGACGCCGCCCCCGACGGTCCGGCCACCGTCGCCTCGGTGTCGTTCCTGGGCCCGATCTCGTTGATCCACTGCACCTTTGACGACGGCACCCGGCTGGTCGCCCAGAGCTCGAGTGCCCATGCCGCCGGGCTGACCCTGGGTGATCGCGTCGCTGCCCGCGTTGAGCAGCCCGAGGTGTTGGTGGTGCCTGCAGGCTAG
- a CDS encoding GreA/GreB family elongation factor, which produces MVQDEGTPNFTAQERDRIEEELADLRRRRDQMRAELQGDADTVGDRGDAADALQRSEDLAGVDEQINRLTWLLAGGNADAPGQLPNGTEVTVRFPGDEPVRMRIIHFLEETPAGEEDTTLTSDSPLGLALFGRRAGETVTYSTPRGELQVELLAIDIPNER; this is translated from the coding sequence ATGGTTCAGGATGAGGGAACGCCGAATTTCACCGCGCAGGAACGTGACCGGATCGAAGAAGAGCTGGCAGATCTGCGTCGCCGCCGAGATCAGATGCGGGCCGAACTGCAGGGCGACGCCGACACCGTAGGCGACCGTGGCGACGCCGCTGACGCGCTGCAACGGTCGGAGGATCTGGCCGGCGTCGACGAGCAGATCAACCGCTTGACCTGGCTGCTCGCCGGGGGAAATGCGGACGCCCCGGGGCAACTGCCCAACGGCACCGAGGTGACCGTGCGTTTCCCTGGTGACGAGCCGGTGCGCATGCGGATCATCCACTTCCTGGAAGAGACGCCGGCCGGCGAAGAGGACACCACGCTGACCTCAGACAGTCCGCTCGGTCTAGCGTTGTTCGGGCGCCGTGCTGGTGAGACCGTCACTTACTCGACGCCACGGGGCGAGCTGCAGGTGGAGCTGCTGGCCATCGACATTCCGAACGAGCGATAG